A stretch of the Fusobacterium varium genome encodes the following:
- the ribBA gene encoding riboflavin biosynthesis protein RibBA — protein sequence MLDRIEDALEDLRAGKSIIVVDDENRENEGDIICAAEFATLENVNLMAAHARGLICMPMSQEYIEKLDLPQMCSDNTDNHCTAFTVSIDHVDTTTGISAYERGITAMKVVEEGAKPKDFRRPGHMFPLRAKEGGVLVRNGHTEATVDLMILAGLKPVGLCCEIMKEDGMMARMDDLQEFAKKFNLKMISIEDLQKYRRKNEKLMEISVKAKMPTAQGEFEIVGFDNKLDDKEHIALIKGDLEGKEDVLIRIHSECFTGDILGSLRCDCGSQLKRAMKRVDEEGEGAVLYLRQEGRGIGLLNKLRAYTLQDNGADTVEANVKLGFDPDMRDYSIAAQMIKALGIKSVRIMTNNPEKIKGLEEYGIKVTGREAIETGFNPSNERYMKTKKEKMGHILHI from the coding sequence ATGTTAGATAGAATAGAAGACGCTCTGGAAGATTTAAGAGCTGGAAAATCAATAATTGTAGTAGATGATGAAAATCGTGAAAATGAAGGAGATATAATCTGTGCAGCAGAGTTTGCAACATTAGAAAATGTAAATCTTATGGCTGCCCATGCAAGAGGACTTATCTGTATGCCTATGTCACAAGAATATATAGAAAAATTAGATCTACCTCAAATGTGTAGTGATAATACTGATAATCATTGTACAGCTTTTACAGTGTCTATTGATCATGTGGATACAACAACTGGAATTTCAGCATATGAGCGTGGAATTACAGCTATGAAAGTAGTAGAAGAAGGTGCAAAACCAAAAGATTTTAGAAGACCAGGGCATATGTTCCCTCTTAGAGCAAAAGAAGGGGGAGTTCTTGTAAGAAATGGACATACAGAGGCAACAGTTGATCTTATGATACTTGCAGGGCTTAAACCAGTAGGACTATGTTGTGAAATAATGAAAGAAGATGGAATGATGGCAAGAATGGATGATCTTCAAGAATTTGCCAAAAAATTTAATCTTAAAATGATATCAATAGAAGATCTTCAAAAATACAGAAGAAAAAATGAAAAACTTATGGAAATATCTGTAAAAGCAAAAATGCCAACTGCTCAGGGAGAATTTGAAATTGTTGGTTTTGATAATAAACTTGATGACAAAGAGCATATTGCCCTTATAAAAGGAGATTTAGAAGGAAAAGAAGATGTTCTTATAAGAATCCATTCAGAATGTTTCACTGGAGATATTTTAGGATCATTAAGATGTGACTGTGGTTCTCAATTAAAAAGAGCTATGAAGAGAGTAGATGAAGAGGGAGAGGGAGCAGTTCTTTATTTAAGACAGGAAGGAAGAGGAATTGGACTTCTTAATAAACTTAGAGCTTATACTCTTCAGGATAATGGGGCAGATACTGTAGAAGCAAATGTAAAACTTGGATTTGATCCAGATATGAGAGATTATTCTATAGCAGCTCAAATGATAAAAGCACTTGGAATAAAGTCAGTAAGAATTATGACAAATAATCCTGAAAAAATAAAAGGACTTGAAGAATATGGAATAAAAGTAACAGGGAGAGAAGCTATTGAAACAGGTTTTAATCCATCAAATGAAAGATATATGAAAACTAAAAAAGAAAAGATGGGTCATATACTTCACATCTAA
- the ribE gene encoding riboflavin synthase: MSSIFTGLVEEMGEVLAIENGEKSLKIKIKCKKVLDKSKIGDSIATNGTCLTAVEIGENYFTADCMYETVKRTNLKRLKAGDKVNLEKSITLATPLGGHLVTGDVDCEGTIVSITSEGIAKIYEIEIDRQYMKYVVEKGRITLDGASLTVMRMTDNSLSVSLIPHTQEMITLGSKNIGDHINIETDLIGKYVERLLNFSGEDKKEGILTREFLLENGF; the protein is encoded by the coding sequence GTGAGTTCTATTTTTACAGGACTTGTAGAAGAAATGGGAGAAGTCCTTGCTATTGAAAATGGTGAGAAATCCCTTAAGATAAAAATAAAATGTAAAAAAGTATTAGATAAAAGTAAGATTGGAGATAGTATAGCAACAAATGGAACTTGTCTTACTGCTGTTGAGATAGGGGAGAACTATTTCACTGCTGACTGCATGTATGAAACAGTAAAAAGAACTAATCTAAAAAGACTTAAAGCAGGAGATAAGGTAAATCTTGAAAAATCTATCACATTGGCAACTCCTCTTGGAGGACATCTTGTAACGGGAGATGTGGACTGTGAAGGAACTATTGTTTCAATAACTTCTGAAGGAATAGCTAAGATATACGAGATAGAGATAGACAGACAATATATGAAATATGTAGTGGAAAAAGGAAGAATAACTTTAGATGGAGCAAGTTTGACAGTTATGAGAATGACAGACAATAGTTTAAGTGTATCTCTTATACCCCATACTCAGGAAATGATAACATTAGGAAGTAAAAATATAGGAGATCATATAAATATAGAAACTGATCTCATAGGAAAATATGTAGAAAGACTGCTTAATTTTTCTGGTGAAGATAAAAAAGAAGGAATACTTACAAGAGAGTTTCTTTTGGAAAATGGATTTTAA
- the ribD gene encoding riboflavin biosynthesis protein RibD, with product MDKKYMEKALELAALGEGKVKPNPMVGAVVVKDGKIVGEGYHKKYGGPHAEVFALEEAGEKAEGATIYVTLEPCSHYGKTPPCAKKIIDMGIKRCVIASLDPNPLVSGRGIKMMTDAGIEVITGIMEKEALKLNRVFMKYISTKTPYLFLKCGITLDGKIASRTGNSKWITNELAREKVQKLRNKYMGIMVGINTVLADDPSLTARIKNGRNPYRIVIDPFLDIPIDSKFVNFEDGKSILVTSYDNVEKEKISFLKNRNINVIFLEGTDFKICDILKKVGEIGIDGVLLEGGSFLISRAFAENAIDGGEIFIAPKILGDGEAMPFIKGFNCENISDGFQLENVKINNYGNNVSMEFYR from the coding sequence ATGGATAAAAAGTACATGGAGAAAGCATTGGAACTTGCTGCTCTGGGGGAAGGGAAAGTAAAGCCCAATCCTATGGTAGGAGCAGTAGTAGTAAAAGATGGAAAAATTGTAGGTGAAGGATATCATAAAAAATATGGTGGACCTCATGCTGAAGTTTTCGCTCTGGAAGAAGCTGGAGAAAAAGCAGAAGGAGCAACTATCTATGTTACTTTAGAACCATGTTCTCATTATGGAAAAACTCCTCCATGTGCCAAAAAGATAATAGATATGGGGATAAAAAGATGCGTTATCGCATCTTTAGACCCTAATCCACTAGTATCTGGAAGAGGTATAAAAATGATGACAGATGCTGGTATTGAAGTAATCACTGGCATCATGGAAAAAGAAGCTTTAAAACTCAACAGAGTTTTTATGAAATATATATCAACAAAGACACCATATCTTTTTTTGAAATGTGGAATAACATTAGATGGGAAGATAGCGAGCAGAACAGGTAATTCAAAATGGATAACTAATGAACTTGCAAGAGAAAAAGTACAAAAACTGAGAAATAAATATATGGGAATAATGGTAGGAATAAATACAGTTCTTGCAGATGACCCAAGTCTTACAGCTAGAATAAAAAATGGAAGAAATCCATATAGAATAGTGATAGATCCATTTTTAGATATTCCTATAGATTCAAAATTTGTAAATTTTGAAGATGGAAAAAGTATTCTGGTTACTTCATATGATAATGTAGAAAAAGAAAAAATCTCTTTTTTAAAAAATAGAAATATAAATGTGATTTTTTTAGAGGGAACAGATTTTAAAATATGTGATATATTGAAAAAAGTTGGAGAAATAGGAATAGATGGAGTTCTTTTAGAAGGAGGAAGCTTCCTTATATCAAGAGCTTTTGCTGAAAATGCTATAGATGGCGGAGAGATATTTATTGCTCCAAAAATATTGGGAGATGGGGAGGCAATGCCTTTTATAAAGGGATTTAATTGTGAAAATATTTCTGATGGATTTCAGCTGGAAAATGTTAAAATAAATAATTATGGGAATAATGTATCGATGGAATTTTACAGATAG
- the ribH gene encoding 6,7-dimethyl-8-ribityllumazine synthase, which produces MKVLEGNYAGRGLRIGIVAARFNEFITSKLIGGAEDALVRHEVAKDDIELAWVPGAFEIPLAAKKMAESGRYDAVITLGAVIKGSTPHFDYVCAEVSKGVATVSLQSDIPVIFGVLTTNSIEEAIQRAGTKAGNKGFDAGVTAIEMVNLLKGM; this is translated from the coding sequence ATGAAAGTATTAGAAGGAAATTATGCAGGTAGAGGGTTAAGAATTGGAATAGTAGCAGCAAGATTTAATGAGTTCATCACATCTAAATTAATAGGTGGAGCAGAAGATGCACTAGTTAGACATGAAGTTGCAAAAGATGATATTGAATTAGCTTGGGTACCTGGAGCATTTGAAATTCCTTTAGCAGCAAAGAAAATGGCAGAATCAGGGAGATATGATGCTGTAATCACTCTAGGAGCAGTAATTAAAGGATCAACACCGCATTTTGATTACGTTTGTGCAGAAGTTTCTAAAGGAGTAGCTACTGTAAGTCTTCAAAGTGATATACCAGTAATATTTGGTGTACTTACTACAAATAGTATAGAAGAAGCTATCCAAAGAGCTGGAACAAAAGCAGGAAATAAAGGATTTGATGCAGGAGTTACAGCTATTGAAATGGTAAACTTACTAAAGGGGATGTAA
- a CDS encoding putative efflux transporter, whose amino-acid sequence MKQNLNLESGKISKLFFSFAVPSTISMIVTSLYTIADGVFITRGVGSDGIAAVNIGYPIINFTVALSLMFGIGGATLIAFKKDDIKYQNKCFSHIILLNIFVYIIVASMIFLFTKPLMMAMGANEKLLPMIKGYMYPCTVSTFFLMISMSLNAVVRNDNAPRRAMVSTLLGAGLNIILDYLFIFKFNLGIEGGAYATAISQIISAVYLCRHFIGSTFKLDLSLKKIDFFLLKKLLSIGFPSFVLEFAVAVITVLLNIAFMNAVGVFGASAYGIISYSFMFFRMLFTGLSQGIQPIVSFNYGRKNLDRVKKMLIFAHKVTFGTSIVSLIIIFFLATPVVRIFTHDAPLVVESAKGFILYSIALSFLGFNFVNIAYLQAVDRPMVSNVICMSRSFLFVFIGLIFLPKLIGVNGIWLALPFADFITAILTIPFMKKITVNYVKASV is encoded by the coding sequence ATGAAACAGAATTTAAATCTAGAGTCAGGAAAGATATCAAAACTTTTTTTTAGTTTTGCTGTTCCTTCAACTATCAGTATGATAGTAACATCTCTTTACACCATTGCAGATGGTGTCTTTATTACAAGAGGAGTAGGAAGCGATGGAATTGCTGCTGTAAACATTGGATATCCCATCATTAATTTTACTGTTGCTCTTAGTTTAATGTTTGGAATAGGAGGAGCCACTCTTATTGCATTCAAAAAAGATGATATTAAATATCAAAATAAATGTTTCTCCCATATAATCCTTCTCAATATTTTTGTATATATAATAGTAGCAAGTATGATATTTTTATTTACCAAGCCTTTAATGATGGCTATGGGAGCAAATGAAAAACTGTTACCAATGATAAAAGGATATATGTATCCATGTACAGTATCTACTTTTTTTCTTATGATATCCATGTCATTAAATGCAGTAGTAAGAAATGATAATGCTCCTAGAAGAGCAATGGTTTCTACTCTTTTAGGAGCTGGATTGAATATCATATTAGATTACTTATTCATCTTTAAATTTAATTTAGGAATAGAGGGTGGTGCTTATGCTACAGCCATCAGTCAAATAATATCTGCTGTATATTTATGCAGACATTTTATTGGCTCTACCTTTAAGCTTGATCTTTCTTTAAAAAAAATAGATTTCTTTCTTTTAAAGAAACTTTTATCTATTGGATTTCCTTCATTTGTACTGGAATTTGCAGTAGCTGTTATTACAGTTCTTCTTAATATCGCATTTATGAATGCTGTCGGAGTTTTTGGAGCTTCTGCCTATGGAATAATATCTTATAGTTTTATGTTTTTCAGAATGCTTTTCACTGGACTTTCACAAGGAATTCAGCCAATAGTAAGTTTTAATTATGGTAGAAAAAATTTAGATAGAGTTAAAAAAATGCTTATTTTTGCTCATAAAGTAACTTTTGGAACTTCCATAGTCTCTCTTATAATAATATTTTTCCTTGCTACCCCAGTAGTAAGAATCTTTACTCATGATGCACCACTTGTCGTGGAATCAGCTAAAGGATTTATTCTTTATTCCATAGCTCTTTCATTTTTGGGATTTAATTTTGTAAATATTGCTTATCTTCAGGCAGTTGACAGACCCATGGTTTCTAATGTAATATGTATGTCTAGAAGTTTTCTTTTTGTATTTATAGGACTGATTTTCCTTCCAAAGTTAATAGGAGTAAATGGTATCTGGCTTGCCTTGCCTTTTGCAGATTTCATAACAGCTATACTCACTATTCCCTTTATGAAGAAAATTACTGTCAATTATGTAAAAGCTTCTGTCTAA
- a CDS encoding putative peptidase — protein MKKLILLIFFTLTISIFALEDIKFSGNEVKQGGFFYVEYPINKNYEIIFKNSLTKVKSFEENNKKIALIPVHYSTPVGVYTVKIIEENNEVFSKTVKILDGNFKKSYITVSKTMSEKRSDKNMKTMTNFVAEAKKNPVKTKLWNSNFILPVKSKISSPFGAMRFVNDKVVGYHSGIDFPVPVGTTLKAANSGKIVLARELTTTGNTIVIDHGMNVFSSYAHMSVLNVKEGDTIKKGDIIGKSGNTGFTTGPHLHFTISIGTTFVNPHIFLDSPILEN, from the coding sequence ATGAAAAAATTAATATTACTGATATTTTTTACTTTAACTATTTCAATTTTTGCATTAGAAGATATAAAATTTTCAGGTAACGAAGTTAAACAAGGTGGATTTTTTTATGTTGAATATCCTATTAATAAAAACTATGAAATAATTTTTAAAAACTCTTTGACAAAAGTAAAAAGTTTTGAAGAAAATAATAAAAAAATTGCTCTTATCCCTGTACATTATTCAACTCCTGTAGGAGTATACACTGTAAAAATAATTGAAGAAAATAATGAGGTTTTTTCTAAAACTGTAAAAATTCTTGATGGGAATTTTAAAAAAAGTTATATAACAGTTTCAAAGACTATGTCAGAAAAGCGTTCTGATAAAAATATGAAAACAATGACTAATTTTGTAGCTGAAGCAAAAAAAAATCCTGTTAAAACAAAACTATGGAACAGTAATTTTATCCTTCCTGTAAAAAGCAAAATCAGCAGTCCTTTTGGAGCAATGCGATTTGTTAATGATAAGGTAGTTGGATATCATTCTGGTATTGATTTCCCAGTTCCTGTAGGAACTACTTTAAAAGCTGCCAACTCTGGAAAAATAGTTCTTGCTAGAGAACTTACTACTACTGGAAATACTATTGTTATTGATCATGGAATGAATGTATTTTCAAGTTATGCTCATATGAGTGTTTTAAATGTAAAAGAAGGAGATACAATAAAAAAAGGTGATATTATTGGAAAAAGTGGAAATACAGGTTTTACTACTGGTCCTCATCTTCATTTTACAATCAGTATTGGAACTACTTTTGTAAATCCACATATTTTCCTTGATTCTCCTATACTAGAAAACTAA
- a CDS encoding putative signal transduction histidine kinase, which yields MEEEKRLTPEEALKIYNKEKKGKLKIYLGYSPGVGKTYTMLREANIRLKRGEDICIGYIEPHDRKATTEQIGILEEILPLEIEYCSKKYKEVDVEGIKRRKPETVLIDELAHTNIKGSKNKKRYEDILEILDSGINVHTTMNIQHLESLNDTIRIITGIIVRETIPDKIINIADEVEVIDISATGLEERLRRGEIYNLQTVPNALKNFFRQGNLNALREIALRQIAQEVDNNLVEYMENKKINTNWHTTERVLVSISSSPKAGRIIRYGARIAQRYKCEFYVISIETNGILKKGFTIEEWKAIEQHEELAKTLGAEVIRVKGKDIVKEILKFSFERRITQIVLGHSKRSKLATFFKGSVINKIIENSKGVEIRIVPWENM from the coding sequence ATGGAAGAAGAAAAAAGATTAACTCCAGAAGAGGCATTAAAAATATATAATAAAGAAAAAAAGGGAAAATTAAAAATATACCTTGGTTATTCACCAGGAGTAGGAAAAACTTATACAATGTTGAGAGAAGCCAACATAAGACTAAAAAGAGGTGAAGATATATGTATCGGATATATTGAACCTCATGATAGAAAAGCTACAACAGAGCAAATAGGTATATTAGAAGAAATTTTACCTTTGGAGATAGAATATTGCAGTAAAAAATACAAAGAAGTGGATGTAGAAGGGATTAAAAGAAGAAAACCAGAAACAGTTCTTATAGATGAACTTGCTCATACTAATATAAAAGGGAGTAAAAATAAAAAAAGATATGAAGATATCTTGGAAATATTAGATTCAGGGATAAATGTTCATACAACTATGAATATTCAGCATCTTGAAAGTTTAAATGACACAATTCGTATAATAACAGGAATAATAGTGAGAGAAACCATTCCTGACAAAATAATAAATATAGCTGATGAAGTGGAAGTTATTGATATATCAGCTACTGGACTTGAGGAAAGACTTAGAAGAGGAGAAATATATAATCTTCAGACTGTTCCAAATGCCCTTAAAAATTTTTTTAGGCAAGGAAATCTTAATGCATTAAGAGAAATAGCTTTAAGACAAATAGCTCAGGAAGTTGATAATAATCTTGTTGAATATATGGAAAATAAAAAAATAAATACTAATTGGCATACGACAGAAAGAGTTTTAGTTTCAATATCCTCTAGCCCTAAAGCTGGAAGAATAATTAGATATGGTGCAAGAATAGCTCAAAGATATAAATGTGAATTCTATGTTATTTCAATAGAAACCAATGGAATTTTAAAAAAAGGATTTACAATTGAAGAATGGAAAGCAATAGAACAGCATGAAGAACTGGCTAAAACTTTAGGAGCTGAAGTTATAAGAGTGAAAGGAAAGGATATAGTTAAAGAAATATTAAAATTTTCTTTTGAAAGAAGGATAACACAAATAGTTTTAGGACACAGCAAAAGAAGTAAATTAGCTACTTTTTTTAAAGGCTCTGTAATAAATAAAATAATAGAAAATTCTAAAGGAGTAGAGATAAGAATAGTTCCTTGGGAAAATATGTAA
- a CDS encoding putative DNA-binding response regulator, whose product MKKKILITDDEKNIRTTLNCCLAAEGFEIETASNGEEALKMTLEQKKNYDLILLDIKMPDMDGMEVLRKLRSSENKTNIIMMTAYGTIKEAVEAMKLNAIDFISKPFTPEQIRVIVKKVFSREELIEEKLETYEDYIEYAKLNIIGRNFEKGENLLKIAIGKSINSPEAHNLLGVIAECKGKIGEAQKQYRAALALDSSYEPAASNLERITEMDYSNEDIKLG is encoded by the coding sequence ATGAAAAAAAAGATATTGATTACAGATGATGAAAAAAATATAAGAACCACTCTAAACTGTTGTTTAGCAGCTGAAGGTTTTGAAATAGAAACAGCATCTAATGGAGAAGAAGCATTAAAAATGACTTTGGAACAGAAAAAAAATTATGATTTGATTTTATTAGATATTAAAATGCCAGATATGGATGGAATGGAAGTTTTGAGAAAATTAAGATCATCAGAAAATAAAACTAATATTATTATGATGACTGCATATGGGACTATAAAAGAAGCTGTAGAAGCAATGAAATTAAATGCTATTGATTTTATAAGCAAACCATTTACTCCAGAACAAATAAGGGTAATAGTAAAAAAAGTATTTTCAAGAGAAGAATTAATAGAAGAAAAACTTGAAACTTATGAAGATTATATAGAATATGCAAAACTGAATATAATTGGAAGAAATTTTGAAAAAGGAGAAAATCTTTTAAAAATAGCAATTGGGAAAAGCATTAATTCTCCAGAAGCACATAATTTATTAGGAGTGATTGCTGAATGCAAAGGGAAAATAGGAGAAGCCCAAAAGCAATATCGTGCCGCTTTAGCTTTAGATTCCTCTTATGAACCTGCTGCAAGTAACTTGGAAAGAATAACTGAAATGGATTATTCTAATGAAGATATAAAGTTAGGGTAG
- a CDS encoding putative transcriptional regulator, with product MSKKILIIDDEKNILLTLNLMLRNEGYDVFVAFDSLEGVRKAGELRPDLILLDICLPKADGYSVCRSLRCDVDLKEIPIIFMSSKHGENDIEEAFDSGGDGYILKPFSKKEILDVIEKNISKGEK from the coding sequence ATGTCAAAAAAAATTCTTATTATAGATGATGAAAAAAATATTCTACTAACTTTAAATTTGATGTTAAGAAATGAGGGATATGACGTTTTTGTTGCTTTTGACAGTTTAGAAGGTGTAAGAAAAGCAGGAGAATTGAGACCAGATTTAATATTATTGGATATATGTTTACCAAAAGCAGATGGATATTCTGTATGCAGATCTCTAAGATGTGATGTTGATCTTAAAGAAATTCCAATAATATTTATGAGTTCAAAACATGGTGAAAATGATATAGAAGAAGCTTTTGATTCAGGAGGAGATGGGTATATATTAAAACCTTTTAGCAAAAAAGAAATATTAGATGTTATTGAAAAGAATATAAGCAAGGGGGAAAAATGA
- a CDS encoding putative signal transduction histidine kinase, with amino-acid sequence MKVSIKSVKMRVFLIFVTVLVILTLNSLWAVFNFNILNNSIERILDSNYKSIVAAQNMTTAIERQDSLQLSYIFTRDEKYIMDFMKNESQFYDFLKNAQDNITEIGEKEIVTSLGDSYKEYIKLFYDFMKIKDIGEQRNFYFKEVFPKFEKIKNISKKLLEINQDSMVAKRYEAGKIAEKATFFTIMVAAVTIFLGMLIISYLIKKILSQFKIFIEKIEGVSKENYSQRIPADLDKEFNELGIAFNQMAEKLNNYKNINIKKIMTEKSKAEAIVESISDGIIVTDRENKILLVNNAAEKLLNVKESELLDKPFFTAIPNKKIYESINEVLTNREIKSTFKQLELSLNSDLEKNIYCRIFINSIIGKNKENLGIVTLLQDITKMKEIDQMKSDFVSTVSHEFRTPLTSMGMAVELLADGSMGDINEMQKELLKVIKEDSERLNFLIKDLLDLSRLESGKTHMKFEKNNIKEIIETAVNSLKNFSGNRNVKIEIKNIGNSLFVLADINKIILVLTNLITNAIKYRSEEREGHIIIEAFKRGENIIVSVEDNGKGIPEEYLEKIFNKFIQVKVSSDGKIEGTGLGLSICKEIIKAHGGEIWVNSVLGKGSTFYFSLKSID; translated from the coding sequence ATGAAAGTAAGTATTAAAAGTGTTAAAATGAGAGTTTTTTTAATTTTTGTAACAGTCTTAGTAATTTTAACTTTAAATAGTTTATGGGCTGTTTTTAATTTTAATATTTTAAATAATTCGATTGAAAGAATACTGGATTCCAATTATAAGAGTATAGTTGCTGCCCAAAATATGACAACAGCAATAGAAAGACAAGATAGTTTGCAATTATCTTATATTTTCACAAGAGATGAAAAATATATAATGGATTTTATGAAAAATGAATCCCAATTTTATGATTTTTTAAAAAATGCTCAAGATAATATAACAGAAATTGGTGAAAAAGAAATAGTAACCAGTCTTGGTGACTCCTACAAAGAATATATAAAATTATTTTATGATTTTATGAAAATTAAAGATATAGGAGAACAAAGAAATTTTTATTTTAAAGAAGTCTTTCCTAAATTTGAAAAGATAAAGAATATTTCCAAGAAATTATTAGAAATCAATCAGGATTCTATGGTGGCAAAAAGATATGAAGCTGGAAAAATAGCAGAGAAAGCTACATTTTTTACAATAATGGTAGCAGCAGTTACAATATTTTTAGGAATGTTGATAATTAGTTATCTTATAAAAAAAATTTTAAGCCAATTTAAAATTTTTATTGAAAAAATTGAAGGAGTATCTAAAGAAAACTATTCACAAAGAATACCAGCAGATTTAGATAAGGAATTTAATGAATTAGGAATTGCATTTAATCAAATGGCAGAAAAATTGAATAATTATAAAAACATAAATATAAAAAAAATAATGACAGAAAAAAGTAAGGCAGAAGCTATTGTTGAAAGTATAAGTGATGGAATAATTGTAACTGATAGAGAAAACAAGATACTTCTTGTTAATAATGCTGCTGAAAAACTTTTGAATGTAAAAGAATCAGAATTATTAGATAAACCATTTTTTACAGCAATTCCAAATAAAAAAATATATGAAAGTATTAATGAAGTTCTAACTAACAGGGAAATAAAATCTACTTTTAAACAATTGGAATTATCTTTAAACTCTGATTTGGAAAAAAATATTTATTGCAGAATTTTTATAAATTCTATAATTGGAAAAAATAAAGAAAATTTAGGAATAGTAACTTTATTGCAGGATATAACAAAGATGAAAGAAATAGATCAGATGAAATCAGATTTTGTATCAACAGTTTCTCATGAATTTAGGACTCCTCTCACATCTATGGGGATGGCTGTAGAGCTTTTAGCAGATGGTTCTATGGGAGATATAAATGAAATGCAGAAAGAGCTTTTGAAAGTAATAAAGGAAGATAGTGAAAGATTAAATTTTCTTATTAAGGATCTTTTAGATCTTTCAAGATTAGAATCTGGAAAAACTCATATGAAATTTGAAAAAAATAATATTAAAGAAATTATAGAAACAGCAGTAAATTCTTTAAAAAACTTTTCTGGAAATAGGAATGTAAAAATTGAAATTAAAAATATAGGAAATTCACTTTTTGTTCTGGCTGATATAAACAAAATTATATTAGTATTGACCAATCTCATAACAAATGCAATAAAGTATAGAAGTGAAGAAAGAGAAGGGCATATAATAATAGAAGCTTTTAAAAGAGGAGAAAATATAATTGTTTCTGTAGAAGATAATGGGAAAGGAATACCAGAAGAATATTTAGAAAAAATATTCAATAAATTTATACAAGTTAAAGTTTCTAGTGATGGGAAAATAGAAGGAACTGGGTTAGGTCTTTCTATATGTAAAGAAATTATAAAAGCTCATGGTGGAGAAATATGGGTTAATAGTGTTTTGGGAAAAGGAAGTACTTTTTATTTTTCATTAAAAAGTATAGATTAA